The DNA segment GAGTGAGCCAAaggcttataaaagtttatgtcaaaaaagtaAATTACAGGCTGCTCTCAGATCTCTCCTTGTCTTgctgcaagtgtacctgaagaacaccaagtggcttccctttctttggataaaactttgtgttcttctttaatttctaaagtttttgctattatgaaacatcattttagatgtttacagcataattcaatgtacataattgtgttaaaaagtgaaaaaaatatgtgttttaccCCATCGATAAGGTACtggacatttttgaaaatgacccttaaaagtgcttgaaaagtgcttgaatttgaccttgaaaaatgtgtacgagcCCTGTTTCATGCAGGAGGTCAGAGTTGATGTCCTGTCACAGACCAACTACTGATGtaggtttttaattaaaatcttcACTTATAAATACAATGAAGTGAACACTTTGTCATCATCACCTTCATAACATGAACATTTAATGCCTCATGCTGCTCTTGTAAATATGAACATAAACTTGACCAAATGAAGCCgtcacatgtttttaagttatcaCTGTGAAATATGTTTACTTAGTAATAGTGAGCTGAGAGGAAGtttgaggtgatggaggagaaataatACTGACTATAAGGTGTTTGAATAAAGTGTTTGAATAAAGTTTCTCTCTTgtttaacgtttttttttaacagactgCCCCGGAATGAAGCCCAAAAAAACGACAAATCTATCAGGAAGTTCCGGTACAGGTTCGGCAGCCACCTCAGAATCAAGGTAACCCAAACTCTGAGgtcatgtaggagctttaaTATCACCAGATGATAACTGGGGTAGAAAATGTGATTCTGCTGCACAAAGTTTAATAGAATCCAacagattgttgttttctcaccAGAGCAGAAAAAATAgaacgataaaaaaaaacaataaaaggcaCAAAGAAGTTATAGTAGTGATTCTTCAGTACAAATGAAGAAGAACCATCAGACAGAACTGCAGACTGATGACTTACAGTTTATCAAGATGGACGACTGACAGCTCATCAAAGTGAATCCAGCACATCATGATCGCCTCCTGGTGGCTGAATGTGATGTAGCTCATAAACACAACTCCTCCATGTTAGTAGAGGAACTAACAAGTAGTGGTGCAACAGATCATCGTTGATCCGTGATGCGTTCGGATCGATATCTTCGGTTCGGCACACACGTGATCCGCGGATtgatttatgtaaaaaaaagttgtgcgCATGTTCAATCCACACACTTGTTAAACAGCGAGGTCATGGCGAGCGGAGGAACGGAGGAGCCTGAACGCCCCGCGTCATTTAAATGGAAGCATTTTGGCTTCCCTGTCAAATATAATGATGAAGGAAAGATGTTGGTGGATAAAACTGTGACGGTGTGTAGGCACTGTGGCACAAGAAAGCCAGAAAACAGTGGAAACACATCAAGCATGGCCACGCATTTGAAGCGACATCACCCCGGTGTTTCACTGACAGGAGTGAGAACGAAGGCTGCTCAACAACCGCTTATCACCGCGGCATTTGTTTCGTCTTCCGAAATCATCTGAAAAATGATCCAATCCGTCAGTTTTTTGATCCGTTGCACCCCTACTAAACAAGTCAAAGTACATGTCAAATACATCTTTACAAAAGATGTTTTCAGATAATGAAGGTTGTTCTCATCTTGCTGGTGATAATTTGGCTTCATATTTGCTCAGTGGACGAAGTCACGTATATATTAATGACAGTCTGTTGTTCTGCTTGCATGTTCAGATAAGATGTTTGCAAGCGACAGGAATGTTTTGGGGTAAGATATGTGTTTAGTGGAAGGACTAAAATTAAAATTTAATACACTGTCAAAATATAAAGAACTGAGACACATTGCTCTCTAACCCAAGGATCAGAACAAGAAGATATATGACCTTTTTTAAGAAAACTGatgtgatttattaaaaaacGCTTTGCTTTGAAATTGTAGGGATTCATTACCTGCATGTAAAACTGCTCTCACCTTGTTCTCTCACAGAGAACTAACCAGCGAACCAAAACCCAAATGAAGAACAGACACAGATGATTGAAAATGAGGACCAGGACGATCCAGCTGATGGCAAATGAACAGTAACATCCATTGTTCCACCAAGAATTGAAGTAAAACACTCAAGTGAAAAGCTGTCTGAAGAAAAGAGAATGCATTTCTAGTTATCCAGAGATGACGTCTAGTATCATTTCATCCAAAGATTTTGTCTACAGCAGTAGTTTTCGCTATTAGCTTAATGTAGTTAATCAGGCTTTAAGTACTGATGCTGCCTCTGAATATTAAACACCAATGATAGTCACAGTCTGCCCGACTCTCCATGTAAAAGTGAACTGACCCGTGCATACGGACATTTTGGCAACAGAGAAAATTGCTGAAGTGGCCAAATGAAACCAGATTgtagaaattaaatgtgtgagGCGTCATCAAACCTAACATACTATAATGACGCCTCAGAGACATTTAACTTCACTTCAGGACTCGTGTTTATAGATCCACTTTATAACAAACATTAAACGCAGCATGTTATCTGGACTATTCAATAAGCACCTTTAAAAGAGAGAATGTATATCTAtatgtgatttataaagggtatattgtgtgtaggtgtgtgtccattaacccctgaaatatggacacctactaagtagttccagtcaaattgaccgTTTACCGCTGTacattaatgcgctagctggcgtatcaaatctgaatattatatttcaaacactgagtgcagtctgtcagtccttcagtgtcttatcctctgaacaccacagggtggcgactgtaacacacaagctgcagaaagttcacttcacctctaaatttactgatacgtgATTAATCTCTCATCCcgttcactgttcagctctctgcttcaggctgcggccacagtaacgatacacacggccggtcatttgttcgtgaaaatcttgatattgatttggggacaatgacatgactggttagttagctaatcgtgttagctagcatactgtcaaattatatttactgtttgtcaaccgtgcgcaatgttattgactttgaatcttgctagcatagcgttagctttctggctcatcgctgagcggactagaatatctcccgttgccaagtcgtatttatgatccgtcctatttactggaggagtgaacaacgtctccgttgcataagaaccttacgggagagtaatgactgttcTAGGTaatagtcaaaccctcaggcgttaccagggaaacgaagttatggcttgtgaaaaactttatattttgattgtaaaaacgcatgaaaatgtaaattaatggtccgaatttcttttctttggcaagtgaccatggtataagcgggataatgaaCTTCGCGGGGGCaaccgcgtcgtccattaactcctgtttatgaacacctcgtcgggcattatcccttacttataaatgtgatgattattttcttacCTTTTGTGCACACGCACACTTTGTGTATGCATCCTGTTTTataatgcagctttttttaTGATTAGCGTGTTCACTCAGGTCTGATGTTTTTAGGTCAAAGCCGAGCTGATGTGATTAAAAACTCTGGTCTACTGTGAAGTTCCACTGACCAGCTGTTACAGAGAGTACACATTCCCATTGTACACAAAAGCCTGATGTTAGTGGGTTTAAGTGTTATTGAGACCTACGAGCTGGAGGACCCTCCAGTGACACTTTATATAAGCTGAGTGGGAGCGTTACAGTTTCCCTGTTAGGCCAGTTTGACCAAGAATTAGTGACAAACTGTGTCAATGTTGTTCAACAGAATCATCAGTGTTAAAAAAGAAACTACACGTGTCCATTAGTTGAACAAGATGTTGAGTTCTTCTCCCAACAGGCAACTTCACACTTCAGATTCAGACTTTACAGAGCAGAAACCAACACTTaagtgtttcagtgttgataCATGAAATCAAATATTCCAACATCATGACTCATAATCTGAGTTCACATGTGACAGTGATtctacacacactgacaaactgcATCATCATTTACACAAATCTCCAGACATAAACAGAGTTTCTGAACATCATTCTAAAACCAAAAGTATTGATTATAATGTGCCTTAACATGTGAATCCATACATTGTTACATACATGTACGTTCATTCAGGGATTGTAACCAGAGTGTAGACTGTTACATATGTGACACTCACCAGGTCCTATTGAGTTTTGTTACGTTGTTTTTGTtaagcttttgtttttactgctgTAGTTGTACATAAAAAAAGATGTTGAATGTGAAATAACTTAATTATGAATGGATACAAAAAATCacatgtattattttctttataattattaataaaatatattgaaCTGTACTTTTCTcagaattttcttttaaagtatataattattatttttattattattattgttattataattacTGGTCTTAGACCTGAAACAGATCAAGATCTCCCCCTAGTGATTTAATTATAAcactgcatttctttttcattcaatCCTGAATCAAGTAAAAGTTCATATTGTAGCTTGAATATTAAAAGTAAACTGTTCCCTGACAGTGTTTAACCATCATATCTGATGTCTTTGGATTAATGTTAcagctgcattaatgtgtatgttgaaactttacattaatTTGTGTTGCAAGTTGTTTTTGCGAgggtttattttaatttttatcctgagacaacactgtgcttattgTCTGGTCCCTTTTGTTgcataataaaacacagcaggCAAAGTCGAGACGTCCTGATGTCTCTATGATTATATTCAGTTTTTGTGTCCCCATGTTTTGTCAAAGATGTTCAGATTGTGTCTCTACATGCAGCACAGGGCCGGTGTTGgggttggtgttggtgttggtgttggtgttggggtggaggtggaggtggagtttCTCAGAGAGGAAGTGCAGATCAGACTGTCGGTGTTAGTTTGTGGTGTGTCAGGATGGAGTTAACACCGTTCTGCTTGACGCTGTGTGAGTACGAACTCTGacatttcttcactttctaAAGAAAAtttgctgctgtgctgctgacaGACATTTTTAGTGTCTGAATTTAAAGATCATTGCTTCCTTtgcttatttcctgtttttgatgtattgtttgtgtttgtctcttcatTAATCAATTCTCACCTCTCgtgctgttttttcctctttgtttcatcatttatttcttGCTTTCTTATTTGACTCTCTTTACTTtacatgttgtttatttctctctgCCACCTTATGTTCATCTGCCTTTTGACCTTTTATTTGTCACGTTGGTGTTTGCTGCGTTCTGTCTTCGTacttcccctcctccctccacttcCTTGCAGTTTGTCTCCGGATGAACCCCGACAAGTCTCAGTTCTACAGGTACGACAACATCATTTTGACCTGCCAGGATCACTGGAACACCACTGGCTGGACTGTGAGGAGGAAAACGCCTGAGGGTGGTGTCAGAACCTGCTCCTCCAGCTGGGGCTCCTtgtcctccagctccagctccagctgcaCGGTCGGCAACATCTACCCAACCGACAGCGGggtgtactggtgtgagtctgcAGACGGGAAGACCAGCAATGCCGTCAACATCACCATCACTGGTACTGCGcacaacacatgaaacaagtgcTGATTaaacttaaagctgcatttaataGATCAGATTTTCATCAGAGTGTTTGTCTGACAAAGTGAGACTTTGGTGGAGGCACAAAATGCAACCGGAATACATTTTGGCAATAAACGTTTCTGCAGACCACGGATGTGCTGAATCTTTACGTATCTTCATGTTAAGTgttcatttgtatttatttcaatgtCTCAACGTCACGTcaaaaacatttagtttgaaAGTGTCCAGAGGTCTCGTCAGATGTATCCTGAATTTAGAGCCACAGCTGAAAATGTCCCCGATACAAACATCAAAGTGTCCTGATGTATTCTCAGAATATTTGGTTTCATAAACACAaaagtaatgttaaaaataTATCCAGTGGTTTTATTGCCGTTCatgtcttgaacagtggtctctgaaTGTGATTTGTCACATATATCAGTGTTGATATGatacaaaacatacacatttgTTGCCTTCCTAGtctgcagaaatgttcaaacattttaaaatgagtttcttCGTCTTCTCCAGATCGCCTTGTGCTCCTGGAGAGCCCTGGCCTCCCTGTGTTGGAGGGAGCTACTGTGACTCTGCGCTGTAGAGCCGAGACGAACTCCTCCGGCCTCAGGTTTGATTTCTTCAAAGATGGCCTCGCCGTCAGCATCAACTccacaggagagatgatcattCACAGTGCTTCAAAATCTGACGAAGGACTCTACAAGTGCAGCATCCATGAAGGTGAAGAGTCCCTCAGCAACTGGCTGGCTGTCGGAGGTGAGATAAACGCTCATGTTCACACTGATGGTGCTCGTTCAACACGATGTTTACGAGAGTTTGTGTCTTTTCACAGCTTCTCGTCCACCTCCACCTTCGTCTGAAGCTTCCAGTTCGAATTCCAGACTGATTTGTCACCTGGTGGTGGGAACTCCTTACCTGCTGTCCACCGTCTTACTGGGACTCATAtacagagacaggaagagaggtAGGAACTCTCTGGCTGCATGTTTGTTCATCAGAtcaagctttaaaaacaaaacagtatggctgaggtgttttctctctggttcCCTGTGTTAACTTTCTTACATCTTTAAAGCGTTTGATAATCAGATCAGTTACGTTAGGAGACACAGTTAGCTAAAACACTCAGGTGTCATCTGCGTAACAAACTAAAGAGTGACTCATTCTGCTTTTCTGTCTTAACCTAAATAAGCTATGACAGATTTAGGTTGAGGTTTGTGGTTTGGATGAAAACTCCAGCATTGCAACATA comes from the Sparus aurata unplaced genomic scaffold, fSpaAur1.1, whole genome shotgun sequence genome and includes:
- the LOC115577641 gene encoding low affinity immunoglobulin gamma Fc region receptor III-like isoform X3 produces the protein MELTPFCLTLFCLRMNPDKSQFYRYDNIILTCQDHWNTTGWTVRRKTPEGGVRTCSSSWGSLSSSSSSSCTVGNIYPTDSGVYWCESADGKTSNAVNITITDRLVLLESPGLPVLEGATVTLRCRAETNSSGLRFDFFKDGLAVSINSTGEMIIHSASKSDEGLYKCSIHEGEESLSNWLAVGASRPPPPSSEASSSNSRLICHLVVGTPYLLSTVLLGLIYRDRKRARTVAERRGSNDVIMEIAV
- the LOC115577641 gene encoding low affinity immunoglobulin gamma Fc region receptor III-like isoform X2, with amino-acid sequence MELTPFCLTLFCLRMNPDKSQFYRYDNIILTCQDHWNTTGWTVRRKTPEGGVRTCSSSWGSLSSSSSSSCTVGNIYPTDSGVYWCESADGKTSNAVNITITDRLVLLESPGLPVLEGATVTLRCRAETNSSGLRFDFFKDGLAVSINSTGEMIIHSASKSDEGLYKCSIHEGEESLSNWLAVGASRPPPPSSEASSSNSRLICHLVVGTPYLLSTVLLGLIYRDRKRAARTVAERRGSNDVIMEIAV
- the LOC115577641 gene encoding Fc receptor-like protein 5 isoform X1, coding for MELTPFCLTLFCLRMNPDKSQFYRYDNIILTCQDHWNTTGWTVRRKTPEGGVRTCSSSWGSLSSSSSSSCTVGNIYPTDSGVYWCESADGKTSNAVNITITDRLVLLESPGLPVLEGATVTLRCRAETNSSGLRFDFFKDGLAVSINSTGEMIIHSASKSDEGLYKCSIHEGEESLSNWLAVGASRPPPPSSEASSSNSRLICHLVVGTPYLLSTVLLGLIYRDRKRGQQAALTGVLSGVQLNIETFH